In Candidatus Eisenbacteria bacterium, the following proteins share a genomic window:
- a CDS encoding VCBS repeat-containing protein has product MTRRSKKSPACGLPPRILLITAALCAISPRVADSGFLESMGLDTPFLLGQVDHFTPIDIGGDGVTDLVCAGAAILEGAEVLEGSSPETGDVVHLLRRGPVDGWRHAQSFHVEGTIREIAAGTIDGDERDDILILAGEIGIPSLFLIPFLQSDEGKLVRGPRTDLGGRIWWPEQLSVGFGGTAVFTDWTIAEDESLLKLLSLRYDDRSGFRPLHASIIRLDDLERGSGHLILHDGPNPMVVLWGHYESGSEYRLWTVTQDSTGWRNPSQAIAIDHDPGSLKVVRRDHRSEAWGMTWDWYMPQPRHTLRRLAAAPGTDSLFSRDYPFQPPKNFLCCSENTHFIDLGDSLLFAWATYGPGEYRMLLGTVGPRGASQVGEPWVTWSATLENLLRAPEGGIDLMFSNGAAHCILPSRTLPPPRFELYLDQADEIETRGDFDHDGLDDIVFKGRCGDRTWSYWLLRGRDEPPWFCDPEPIARAERLEVAATADLDGDGFLDLIMRATEPSRIRFVPYFWTGWRFERDEGAAVPRVSSEVMLSDFDGNGRTEVIQFPASKMRICEWGADRRPQEAV; this is encoded by the coding sequence ATGACACGCCGCAGCAAGAAGTCCCCGGCCTGCGGCCTGCCGCCACGCATCCTCCTGATCACCGCCGCCCTCTGCGCGATCAGCCCGCGGGTTGCGGACTCGGGCTTCTTGGAATCGATGGGTCTCGACACCCCCTTCCTCCTCGGGCAGGTCGACCACTTCACGCCGATCGACATCGGCGGGGACGGGGTGACCGATCTGGTCTGCGCCGGAGCGGCGATCCTCGAGGGCGCGGAGGTCCTGGAAGGATCGAGCCCGGAAACGGGAGATGTCGTCCATCTCCTGCGTCGCGGTCCCGTGGATGGCTGGCGCCACGCGCAGAGCTTCCATGTCGAAGGAACAATCCGGGAGATCGCCGCGGGCACGATCGACGGGGACGAGAGGGACGACATCTTGATCCTCGCCGGAGAGATAGGGATACCGAGCCTCTTCCTGATTCCCTTCCTGCAGAGCGATGAGGGAAAGCTCGTGCGCGGGCCGCGCACCGACCTCGGGGGCAGGATCTGGTGGCCCGAGCAATTGAGCGTCGGCTTCGGCGGGACCGCGGTCTTCACCGACTGGACGATCGCCGAGGATGAGTCCCTACTCAAGCTTCTCTCCCTGAGATACGATGATCGATCCGGCTTTCGACCTCTTCACGCGAGCATCATCCGTCTCGACGACCTGGAACGCGGGTCAGGGCACTTGATTCTGCATGACGGACCCAATCCCATGGTCGTCCTCTGGGGCCATTATGAGAGCGGCTCGGAGTATCGACTCTGGACGGTCACGCAGGATTCGACCGGATGGCGGAACCCGTCGCAGGCCATCGCGATCGATCACGACCCGGGCTCGCTCAAAGTCGTCCGGCGCGACCATCGGTCGGAGGCTTGGGGCATGACCTGGGACTGGTACATGCCTCAGCCAAGGCACACGCTTCGCCGTCTCGCCGCGGCGCCGGGCACCGACTCCCTCTTCTCCCGCGACTACCCGTTTCAGCCTCCCAAGAACTTCCTCTGCTGCTCCGAAAACACGCACTTCATCGATCTCGGCGACTCCCTGCTGTTCGCCTGGGCTACCTACGGACCCGGCGAGTACCGGATGCTCCTCGGGACAGTCGGGCCGCGAGGCGCTTCCCAAGTAGGAGAGCCGTGGGTCACATGGAGTGCCACCCTCGAGAACCTGCTGCGCGCCCCCGAGGGCGGGATCGATCTCATGTTCTCGAACGGAGCGGCCCACTGCATCCTGCCCTCGCGGACCCTGCCCCCTCCTCGTTTCGAGCTCTACCTCGACCAGGCCGATGAGATCGAAACCAGGGGCGACTTCGATCACGACGGGCTCGACGACATCGTCTTCAAAGGAAGATGCGGGGACCGGACCTGGAGCTACTGGCTGCTCCGCGGAAGGGACGAGCCCCCTTGGTTCTGCGATCCGGAACCGATCGCGCGCGCGGAGCGCCTCGAAGTCGCCGCGACGGCCGATCTCGATGGCGATGGATTCCTGGATCTCATCATGCGCGCGACGGAACCTTCTCGGATTCGTTTCGTCCCCTACTTCTGGACCGGCTGGCGCTTCGAGCGGGACGAAGGGGCCGCCGTGCCACGCGTCTCGTCGGAGGTGATGCTCTCCGACTTCGACGGGAACGGCCGCACGGAAGTCATCCAGTTCCCGGCCTCCAAGATGCGAATCTGCGAGTGGGGGGCAGACCGTAGGCCGCAAGAAGCGGTCGA
- a CDS encoding NUDIX domain-containing protein: MSRPRSTEASLFRHCPYCAVPLVVERRDGRPRPTCPACGYIQYRNPVVGVAAILTEIEIVGLLGIDAVRAATGQAPDPRGSRLLLGRRSVSPKGKFCLPCGYVEFDEDHREALVREVAEETGLIVVVEDLFAAHSNFHDPDRQSVGLWYRARPVGGALRPGDDVDALILARPENPGVALAFPTDGIVLARLAEMEADPCRAAGPRSGEP; the protein is encoded by the coding sequence ATGAGTCGCCCCCGCTCGACCGAGGCGAGCCTCTTCCGGCACTGCCCCTACTGCGCGGTCCCCCTCGTGGTCGAGCGGAGGGATGGGCGGCCGCGTCCGACCTGCCCCGCCTGCGGATACATCCAGTACCGCAATCCCGTCGTGGGCGTCGCCGCGATCCTGACGGAGATCGAGATCGTCGGGCTTCTCGGCATCGATGCCGTCCGGGCGGCGACGGGGCAGGCGCCCGATCCCCGCGGATCGAGGCTCCTCCTCGGCCGGCGATCGGTGAGCCCCAAGGGGAAGTTCTGCCTCCCTTGCGGGTATGTCGAGTTCGACGAGGACCACCGCGAAGCGCTCGTCCGCGAGGTCGCGGAGGAGACAGGCCTCATTGTCGTGGTGGAGGACCTCTTCGCGGCCCATTCGAACTTCCACGACCCGGATCGACAGAGCGTCGGCCTCTGGTATCGGGCGCGCCCTGTCGGCGGCGCGCTCCGTCCGGGCGACGATGTCGACGCGCTGATTCTGGCGCGCCCCGAGAATCCGGGCGTCGCGCTAGCCTTCCCGACCGACGGGATCGTCCTTGCCCGGCTGGCGGAGATGGAAGCCGACCCCTGCCGCGCCGCCGGGCCGCGGAGCGGCGAGCCATGA